In uncultured Fibrobacter sp., a single window of DNA contains:
- a CDS encoding fibrobacter succinogenes major paralogous domain-containing protein, producing the protein MMKIVRPIVSKLPLTISSLNSAMGFSQLRSLSLSKGRCVEGSLAAIFIAILLTACGENTTTEKIVEVASGGTEIVESVKDLPKCTKDNQGEQALVKGESSVRVCVDGKWFATKESAKDTVFLAGDTVVVAGDTVYLNGGDFSCTTKELKDGSGIKIVCNGDSIGVVLNGAKGDKGDAGADGKNGTDGKNGVGCSIAAQTDSSATIKCGDKSMTLNLRTGGAVVDTTSSDTLELDSEKVAISLDSLAGYSQKGPFLTGSRVYLYELTDGRTLKQTNGNFTSEITSDDGRYKFNSRNLVSQYALLVVDGKYRNEITGQPTNTSIQLQAYTNMLMRKSANVNLLTHLEKERVYYLVTKEKMTVRAAKRQAQAEILAAFHIDASQIKAESEDLDVFGKTDADAALLAISILLQRDSSETELSVLLTNMANDLAEDGTWDNAAKKAEIADWVATIDSNVSTSKSKLATFRSNVKGWGLGGGNVPDFEKFVRRFWSEQLGLGVCGSDSVRVGLVKHVPNKDSKKYYATSYTDAANKIRFICDDASLYRWRAATDIEKDTLGWGAGDFDGEVRKGQINSSVYYIYAMSKKAWRYATTLEKDTYKKTCSEDGTLFSGNVTDTVYVCDNGKFRMANSTEISYGKGCTSHNSGELYIPHKQYSYYKCSAKGWEYDFENLNVGTLTYGGKTYKTIGIKTQNWMAENLNYEVEGQSFCYKNEPDSCAKYGRLYTWAAAVGKTEEECGKEKTCGLTGTVRGICPEGWHLPSSSEWNTLYSAMGSSPYAMQAKGVANWPDATDAYGFSALPVGYYENGYFPEVGKRAYFWSATEVNIYYANNWCLAADFASLSGGFHKIYGSSIRCVMD; encoded by the coding sequence ATGATGAAAATCGTTCGCCCCATTGTATCAAAGTTACCCCTTACCATATCATCTTTGAACTCTGCTATGGGATTTTCACAATTAAGGTCCCTGAGCTTGTCGAAGGGCCGTTGCGTCGAAGGATCTCTTGCTGCAATCTTTATTGCAATCCTCCTCACGGCTTGTGGCGAAAACACTACCACCGAAAAAATCGTAGAAGTGGCGAGTGGCGGCACGGAAATTGTCGAGTCGGTCAAGGATCTTCCCAAATGCACCAAGGACAATCAGGGCGAACAGGCGCTTGTGAAAGGGGAATCTTCGGTACGCGTCTGCGTAGACGGCAAGTGGTTTGCGACTAAGGAGTCCGCGAAGGATACCGTGTTCTTGGCGGGTGATACGGTAGTTGTGGCGGGCGATACAGTCTACTTGAATGGCGGAGATTTCAGTTGCACGACCAAGGAGCTTAAGGATGGCTCGGGGATCAAGATCGTTTGCAACGGCGACAGCATTGGCGTGGTGCTAAATGGCGCGAAGGGCGACAAGGGTGATGCGGGGGCCGATGGTAAAAACGGAACCGATGGCAAAAATGGTGTTGGTTGTTCTATTGCCGCTCAGACGGATTCTTCGGCAACTATCAAGTGCGGCGACAAGTCGATGACTTTGAACTTGCGAACCGGTGGTGCGGTTGTAGACACGACTTCTAGCGATACTTTGGAACTGGACTCCGAGAAGGTTGCGATTTCGCTGGATTCCTTGGCGGGCTATTCGCAGAAGGGACCTTTCCTGACGGGTTCGAGGGTCTATCTGTATGAACTTACGGATGGCCGCACCCTGAAGCAGACGAACGGTAACTTTACGAGTGAAATCACAAGTGATGATGGCCGCTACAAGTTTAACTCGCGTAATTTGGTGAGCCAATACGCCTTGCTTGTTGTAGATGGTAAGTACCGTAACGAGATCACGGGGCAACCGACAAATACGTCAATCCAGCTGCAGGCTTACACCAATATGCTTATGCGTAAATCCGCAAACGTGAACCTGCTGACGCACCTCGAAAAAGAACGTGTGTATTACTTGGTGACGAAAGAAAAGATGACGGTGCGGGCAGCCAAACGACAGGCGCAGGCTGAAATTCTCGCGGCGTTCCATATCGATGCGAGCCAAATCAAGGCGGAATCCGAAGACCTCGATGTGTTCGGGAAGACGGACGCCGATGCTGCCCTCCTTGCCATTTCGATTCTTTTGCAACGGGATTCCAGCGAAACCGAACTTTCGGTGCTGTTGACGAATATGGCAAACGATTTGGCCGAAGACGGCACCTGGGATAATGCGGCAAAGAAAGCTGAAATTGCCGACTGGGTAGCCACGATTGATTCGAATGTTTCAACTTCGAAAAGTAAGCTTGCGACCTTCCGCAGCAACGTGAAGGGCTGGGGCCTCGGTGGCGGAAACGTTCCCGACTTCGAAAAGTTTGTCCGCAGGTTCTGGAGCGAACAGCTTGGCCTTGGCGTGTGCGGCAGCGATAGTGTTCGCGTGGGCTTGGTTAAGCACGTTCCGAATAAAGACTCTAAGAAATATTATGCGACCTCTTATACGGATGCGGCTAACAAAATCCGCTTTATCTGCGATGACGCTAGTTTGTACAGATGGCGTGCTGCTACGGATATCGAAAAAGATACCTTGGGGTGGGGTGCTGGTGATTTTGATGGCGAAGTTCGTAAGGGACAAATTAATTCATCCGTCTATTACATCTACGCAATGAGTAAGAAGGCTTGGCGGTATGCAACTACACTAGAAAAGGACACCTACAAAAAGACTTGTTCTGAAGATGGAACTCTGTTCTCTGGCAATGTTACTGATACTGTATATGTGTGCGATAATGGTAAGTTTAGGATGGCTAATAGCACGGAAATCAGTTATGGCAAGGGGTGCACAAGCCATAATTCTGGTGAACTATATATCCCTCACAAACAGTATTCCTATTACAAATGTAGTGCAAAAGGCTGGGAGTATGATTTTGAAAATCTGAACGTAGGCACATTGACTTATGGCGGCAAGACCTACAAGACCATCGGCATCAAGACCCAGAACTGGATGGCAGAGAACCTGAACTACGAAGTCGAAGGCCAAAGTTTCTGCTATAAAAATGAACCAGATAGCTGTGCCAAGTACGGTCGACTCTATACGTGGGCGGCGGCGGTAGGCAAAACCGAAGAAGAATGTGGCAAAGAAAAGACTTGTGGACTTACTGGCACAGTCCGTGGAATTTGCCCCGAAGGCTGGCACCTACCCAGCAGCAGCGAATGGAATACGCTTTATTCCGCCATGGGTAGCAGCCCCTATGCGATGCAGGCAAAGGGCGTGGCGAACTGGCCCGATGCGACCGACGCCTACGGGTTCTCGGCGCTCCCTGTTGGCTACTACGAAAATGGCTATTTCCCCGAAGTCGGCAAGCGCGCCTACTTCTGGAGTGCAACTGAAGTCAATATCTATTACGCCAACAATTGGTGCTTGGCTGCGGACTTTGCGAGTCTCAGCGGCGGCTTCCACAAGATCTACGGGTCCTCAATTCGTTGTGTAATGGACTGA